In Chiloscyllium punctatum isolate Juve2018m chromosome 18, sChiPun1.3, whole genome shotgun sequence, the sequence TGACTGTACTGTTTTCAGGAagggtgttggtgatgtcatcagtCCAGTATACAAGTGGTTCTGGATAGCCACCCCATGAGGAACAACTTAGCTTCACAAGAGCTTCATGACCCGGCTCAGATTGTGCACTCAACACCGGCTCCATATAGTGAGCTACAATCACCAACCAAAAAGGATAGTAATGCACAGAGGTTAGTTACAGAATTCAAGACTTTAATTGAGACATTACTCTGTCTCTTCCAATGAACAGCATAGAATCCACTCTCATAGCTGAGATGAACACATTGCGCATCCTTATCAGCAGATCTGGAATGAACATCTATGCTTTGTACCTTCATCAGGGAGTACTGGGGGGACATCAGGGAGCACAGATTAtaggtaaggggcaggaggtttagatgGGGTTTCACCCACcgtgtggtgggaatctggaattttACCACTGTaagagtggtagaggcaggaaccctCCTAACACTTAAAACAGTATTGCAATGTGCAACTGCAATGTCAAGACATACCaggctatgagccaagtgctggaaaatggtattagaatagttaggtactTGTTTTTGACAaggacagacttgatgggccaaagggctttttTTGTTTGTGCTGTAGAGCTCCATGACTCCATCCCAGAGTTCCAAATCCAAGTGACGAGTGTTAACCAGGATTAGCTCTAAGTTTTCTGATTGATCCGTTTATTAATTCAGGACCGAGCGGAGTTTACCACTTGAACCAAGTGGAGCCCAAATGAAGGAATATTTGAGAGCAAAGTGGCCCCTGTTGTAGTGGTCTGGCCCACTTCATTGCCTTGCACTTGAGAGGAGAGGCCTAACTGTTAGAAGTGAGAGAAACGTAATCTGCTGAAACCAGTCGGCCTAAACTGTCGCTGGTGTCAAACAGGCAACAAAGGAGAATGAACGTAACCGAGATCAAGGGGAGAGTGCAATCATCAACATGGCTGCCACAAGTTtgtttctctgaataaaaatcaTTCAGGGGAGGTGGACATCACTGGCAAGAtctattgtccattcctaattgcccttgagaagaagCTAGTCAGTTCCCTTTCCAGAAAACAGtgatggtttggagatgccggtgttggactgggatgtacaaagttaaaaatcacacaacatccaattgtgcttccaattaaacctgttggactataacctggtgttgtgtgacttttaacagaAAACAGTAGCCTGCTTGATCACTACAAAGATCAATCAAGATGTTATAAAAGTTGATAAGAtagtgaggggtatagataggattAATGGTAGTTTTATTCcccctaggatgggggagttcaagactttaaggtgagaggagagagattttaaaaagacacgaaggtcaaattttttacacagtggagggttcacatgtggaatgaacttcctgaggaagtggtggatgtgggtacaattacaacatttaaaagacatttgggtaagcaCATGACTAGGTAATGTTTGGAGAGAAGAGTTTAGTGTGGGATTATGTtcatcatggactggttggaccgaagcgtctgtttccgtgcagtatgaCTCTATGTTAACCACAGTGATGTGGGTCAGGAGTCATATGTGGCTCAGACTAGGTAAGAATGGaaaattccttccctaaaaatgtattgtgaaccagatggagttTTAACAGGAATCCagcagtttcatggtcaccattaatgAGTCTAGCTATTTAACTTAATTCCAGACTAGTTTGGTCAaccaaattcaaattcagttaaaTGTGATGACATTTGAAAGTAAGTCTTCAGATCATGAGTCCACTATACTGCTATTCACAACATGACAGCTTAACACTGACTGGATAAATTGTAAATTCAGTCACATGCCTCTTTAATGTCATCTGTGGTATTGTTATTGTGGTACTGAGTCATAAGTTCCCAGAATGAAAATTAAAGGAAACAATTGCTGAGTATTAAAGATTTTCATTCCAACTTAGCACATCACGGACAGTAATCCAACCGGGTGTTCTGTGTTGCGCTACCTACACCTGTGCAAAAAAACAGCTGAGCTATTAAGGGAAAGAGATTGATGCAACTATTAAATAGAATATACAGCACATTAAGCACATTTATTAAGGAAGTTCACTCTTACGTAAAACAAAGAAAATCTCAAGAGCCATTTATCCATTCCCCTTTTAAAACACAGGTCAACAAAAAAGAAAAATTTTACCTGCTATTTGCAGACTGACTGAAACAGATAGAACCACATCGTACCCCGTCTTCTGTTTCATCTGAATTACGCAGATGTATTCAGCTTTGTCACTCACTCGGAGATCAGACAGGAGAAGGGAGAAGTTGCCTTGCTTGAATTCTTTTGTAAAAAGTCTGGCTCTATTGCTGTAGTCCTGGGAAACATGTTCCTTCCCTGAGTGAAAGGCATGGACTAACTGGTCAGCCATCTGCCAGTACACGCGGATCTCATCAAGAGCATGATTTTTTATAGTACTGTCCACACAGGGCAGCAGAGCACTTTCCCCAACAATTCCTGAGACTGTGAGGGTTGACAAGGAaactggggaataaaaataaggaaTACATGAAAATGCTGTTGTCCCGATGATAAAAACTGGAAAAGTAATAAATAATGAGGTGAACATTACAGGCTGATAAGCAGGAGGTATTAGAAGCGATTTAAATGAAAAGTGACCAAGACCAGATAGAATGAAGAGGATCCTTTGGGaacaaaggagaaatgaagagcacTGTTTATAATCTTCCAATCCTTCTTTAATATGGCTGCATCTGTAGGTCGGCATGggagttcagtggttagcactgcagcctcacagtgccagagacctgggtttgattccacccttgggtgactgtctgtgtggcgtttgcacattctccctctgtctgcatgggtttcctccccataatccaaagataagcaggttagggtggattggccatgctaaattttctatagtgtccagggatgggtaggctaggtagattagccatggtaaatgcagggttagagagtaggggtttgggtggggtgcCCTTAGAAGGGTTGATGTAGACTTGATAGATCAAATGGCctcattccacactgtagggattcgatgatcCTGTGGTGATGCTGAAGAATTGTAAGCGATCAAAAACAAAATTATTCGGAGTTAGGAGGAGAAGcaaacccttcaagcctgctctgtcattcaataccatcacagctgatcatccaactcagtaccttgttcctgcctacaccctttgatccctttagccctggGAAAAGAAATGGGTTCAGATTAAAACCGCGCCCAGGCACATTTCCTACCATCTATTAATTGATGCGGACTTTGGAGAGACTGTTTACTGCAGCTTGTACAAGGATAGTGCACATTTCGGAAGAtcgataaagatagaagtgaattACGCCCATAGAACATCAGTGATATGGAGGCAACATGAAAGGATATGTGAGTTGTTGCTAAGAAATGAACATTTAAATTTACCTGCTCCCCAACACAAAAGCAATCCACACTCAAACAGCCCAGGCACCAGTCTGGCTCCCCTAAGACAAAGTAAAAAGAATTGTTATTTCAAAGATTTTGAAATATTAATGACAATGGATTTGTGTCAAAAATGAATCATTTTTCTTGACAATTTGATGCACTGGTTTTGTCACCCTTTTTTTGCAGTTTGCTGTTGTAACTTCACTGCAAATGCGACATCAACTGAACacgaatcctcttgcaatgaaggctaaTATGTAACATAGCCAAGAAATGCCTTGTTTAAAAAATGCTCCTAAATCCTTTCGTTGACGTCTTTAAAAAGAAACTGGTATCCACAACCCGAACTGCACAAATATTATTAAGTGCAAAGCCATCATAATATGATGCTACGTGGTACATTTGCAACTGAGAAGGGCATAGGGTGTTGGCGATGGCTCAGTTAGTAGCACATTTGCCTCTGATGAGAAGAAAATGGATTCAAGTGGAGGCgatgcaattacatttaaaaggcatctggatgggtatatgaataggaagggttataTTGGCctattgctggcaaatgggactattcTGATTGGGATGTCTCGTTTgcacagacgagttggactgaaatgtctgtttttattatgactctatgactttataactctACAGCTCCATTTACACAGATAAACCAGGATTTGCATCAATCAAGTAAGTTGCAGGAGACATAGCAGGAGAAAGCTCAAGGAAATTCAAGTATTTGGTTTAAAAATTAACAAGGAACAAAAGTCACAGCTCAGCTTAACTTGATTTGTGACTGCAACAATTAACTGGTTTGTTTTGAGCTGCAGCCAAACACAAAATTCCTGAGTAATATCTTTTAGGATATGTTCAAACACATTCTTGATTGGCGGTCAAGTCCTAGTAATTTCTTTTGTCTTACTTATGAATTGCCTTTATCTGTTGTTTCTTTGCGGTCTTTTATTGTGAGAGGCATAGACCAGGTAGCTTGAATAGGTGGTGAGAAAAGGAAAGTAACTATTGCTTTgcaaaataactccacagagactggtatcccatcaccaagtcaccctttacttacactgatctggcttcctcagagccagctccgacagtgaacagaacctctgacacgcctgtttatatctgtcagccaggactccctgagtGGACTAGTtgaacagtcccaatcagggaactcatattctaggaggtccatctggctgaccttgttataatCACTAGACTTTGGAATTTTACTCATAACACAATTCAATACAGAAGTCAAAAATGTATTTTGAACATTAGGGGTACAGCAAAGTTTGACAACTACCATAGACCATATATACTTGTGTGAAGTCGATATTTTTAGTTCAACAGTCTTGAGATTGATTTTTACACGGATACACGGTGAAATTGAGATTACAGCCAAATTAGCCGTCAGgcgattgaatggtgaagcagactcaaagggctgaatggcctactcctccctTAAGTCCTATAGTTCCATGTGATGTTTGATTTGAGCTGCAAGGGAAATCCAAAAGAAACTGTCATGAACTGTGGAAAAGATGATCTCAAATAATTATCAATAAGTAATTttatacatagagtcatagagatgcacagcatgaaaacagacccttcggtccaattcatccatctCGCCCAGATAtctcaatctaatctagtccaatttatccctctaaacccttcctattcatacacccatccagatgccttttaaatgttgtaattgtaccagcctccaccacttcctctggcagctcattccatacatgcaccaccctctgagtgaagaaaattgcccctttggtcccttttaaatctttcccctctcaccctaaacctatgccctctgattctggactcccccaccccagggaaaagactttgtctatttaccctatccatgcccttcacgaTTTTATAACCCTCCAAAAGGTCAATCCTgagcttctgacgctccagggaaaacagccccagcctgttcagcctctccctgtagctcaaaccctccaaccctgacaacatcttgtaaatcttttcttaatcctttcatgtttcacaacatccttctgctaagaagaagatcagaattgcacgcaatattgcaaaagtggcctaaccaatgacttgtacagccgaaacatgaacctcccaactcctgtacttaatactctgaccaataaggaaagcataccaattgccttcttcactatcctatctacctacaactctactttcaaggaattatgaacctgcactccaaggtctctttgttcagccataCTCTCCAGGcatttatcattaagtgtataagtcctgccctgatttgcctttccaaaatgcagcacctcacatttatctaaattaaactccatctgtcactcttcagcccattggtccatctgatcaagatcccgttgtactctcaggtaaccttcttcgccgtccactacacctccaattttggtgtcaacttactaactacacctcctatgctcacatccaaatcatttacatgagTCACAAaaagcaccgatccttatggtactccactggtcacagggctccagtctgaaaaacaaccctccatcaccaccctctgtcttctacctttgagccaattctgtatccaaatggctaggtctccctgtattccatgagatttaaccttgctaaccagtctcccgtggggaaccttgtcaaatgccttacggAAATCCATTTTCTGGATTAgcggtgttggaagagcacagcagttcaggcagcatccaagtagcttcaaaatcgacgtttcgggcaaaagcccttcatcaggaatccatacagatcacgtctaccattctgccgtcatcaatcctcttcattatttcttcataaaactcaatcaaatttgagagacatgatttcccacgcacaaagtcatgctgactatccctaatcagtccttgccttcccaaatacatgtaagtcctatccctcaggattccctccaacaacttgcccaccaccgagttcaggctcactgatctatagttccctggcttttccttgccttctttcttaaacagtggcaccacgtttgccaacctgcagtcttctgacacctcacctgtgactatcgatgatacaaatatctcagtaagaggcccagcaatcactgccctagcttcccacagagttctagggtatatctgattaggtcctggggatttatccatttttatgcatttcaagacatccagtatttcctcctctgtaatatttccctacattctatatcttccatgtccttctccacagtaaacactgatgcaaaatcctTGTTTTGTATcttcccatctcctgcggttctacacgtaggctgtcttgctgatctttgaggggccctattctctccctagttacccttttgtccataTTGTATtaataaaaaccctttggattctctgtaatcaaagctatctcatgtcccctttttgtcctcatgatttccttcttcagggaactcctattgcctttatactgttctaaggattcactcgatctatcttgtctatacctgacatatgcttccttctttttcttaaccaagacCTCAAcctctctcatcatccagcattctctgcacctaccagcctttcctttcaccctgacaggaatatattgtctctggactctcgttatctcatttctgaaggcttcccattttccagccatccttttacctgcgaacatctgctcccagtcagcttttgaaagttcttgcctaataccgtcaaaattagccttcctccaatttagaacttcaacttttagatctggtctaactttttccatcactatgttaaaactaatagaattacagTCACTGGATCCAAAGTGTTCCTGCACTGACACCtctgtcacttgccctgccttatttcccaagagtaggtcaggtttcgCATCTTCTTTAGTAGGTACATTCATATACTGAATCAGACAATTTGAATAAATCATAACAAAATAAAAAGAGATATGTCCATAATAAATATATATGCCTTGAAGGCTCCTTGTTGAATTAATCATGACTAATAAATAAGTTAATTGCCTGTGTTAGATCAAAGGAGATGGCTTATAAgattcttagaatccctacagtgtggaagcaggccattcagcccataccatCCCTCTGGAGAACATTCCAGCCATACCCAgccctccatttcccatggctgatccacccagCCTGTGCATTATGGGTAACTTAACACagtcagtccacctaacctacacatctttggactgtggaggagaCCAGGGCACCTGACAgaaatggggagaacgtgcaaactccacacagagagccaCTGaatctggaatcaaacccagatccctggcattgtgaggcagcagtgctcaccactgagccaccatgctgtcctgaGCATGGGGAGAAATTTAAAATCCAACAAAGGATATTCAAGAGACGGATAAAGGAAGGAGAAAGACAATATAAATATAAGCTAGCGAGTAACATAAAGCCGGACTGTAAAATATTCTAAAGGTATGTGGAAATGAAAAATTAACAAAGACAAAGACATTATCGGAAGAGGCAGGAGAATTTATGATGGAAAAtagggaaatggcagagaaatgaATTGCAAAGAATTACACTGACAACCAACTTGGGATTGTCAAtatgactgacagtgtggtacactTGCAAGTAGTGGGAGCAAAATATTAAAAAAACAGGGGCCTGTTCTTCATGGACAGTTGAAACATATATGCTTACCACACCTGTTACAACTCAACAAAATGGGTGACAACCATTCACTGATTCATTTCTCAGGATGCC encodes:
- the LOC140488940 gene encoding ICOS ligand-like isoform X1, with protein sequence MADFIPPQMDPGHRPTFRGARLVPGLFECGLLLCWGAVSLSTLTVSGIVGESALLPCVDSTIKNHALDEIRVYWQMADQLVHAFHSGKEHVSQDYSNRARLFTKEFKQGNFSLLLSDLRVSDKAEYICVIQMKQKTGYDVVLSVSVSLQIAAHYMEPVLSAQSEPGHEALVKLSCSSWGGYPEPLVYWTDDITNTLPENSTVKNDIICSHGGLYNVTSILWIQATSYSTYTCSIYNPKLQKNKTATLHWNISEGDREEISVSDTHHRWITPVVLVTLTFVVSLAGYILLKHFPRSSLMRVGVAAGQCELASLNVVNPTLDRRSLTQDDQGGIETEPFTKDLEDHKGETET
- the LOC140488940 gene encoding ICOS ligand-like isoform X2, producing MADFIPPQMDPGHRPTFRGARLVPGLFECGLLLCWGAVSLSTLTVSGIVGESALLPCVDSTIKNHALDEIRVYWQMADQLVHAFHSGKEHVSQDYSNRARLFTKEFKQGNFSLLLSDLRVSDKAEYICVIQMKQKTGYDVVLSVSVSLQIAAHYMEPVLSAQSEPGHEALVKLSCSSWGGYPEPLVYWTDDITNTLPENSTVKNDIICSHGGLYNVTSILWIQATSYSTYTCSIYNPKLQKNKTATLHWNISEGDREEISVSDTHHRWITPVVLVTLTFVVSLAGYILLKHFPRSSLMNRRSLTQDDQGGIETEPFTKDLEDHKGETET